Within Desmodus rotundus isolate HL8 chromosome 6, HLdesRot8A.1, whole genome shotgun sequence, the genomic segment AGGAAGCCACAAGTACATATTTCCTGAAATACCGGCCAACACAATATCTAATCCACATGCCACTTAAACATGGGAAGGGAACCTCAGCATTTCACAAGTTCACGCTTGGTTTCCAAGTTCTGGGTGGGAAGACCACTCCCGGGAAGGCTTTGGGACCCCTGGAGGCTCCTCCCCTGGCCTATGTCTTCAGTCGAAGTAATCACTTAGACATGGGCTTTAATAAATACGTCTGGGAACTGTCCTTATGTTCGGTAAATATTGGATTAGCTTTTCAATGACCAGGCTCTTGAAAAGGCTCCAGAAATCCACACCAGGTCTCAACTAAGCCTAACAGTCAATAGGTAAGAAAaataagtggttttttttttaagggtaagGGGTGTTGAAAAAGGGACTCCTACTCTTTTCAAGTTATCTGATTCTACTAAATATGACAGTAGCACTAATTAGGAAAAGAAGGAGTGCCCAAATTTTGGATTAGCTGTAATTCCCACCATCTCTGTTGTGCTCTTTAGGGCTGAGCCACTTTGCCCGTAGGAGAGTACATGtgggttctgtttttatttccacaGCGCTCAGCATCAACTCTCTTTGTTTAGCACATATTTTTTGTTTGGGGTTGCTTATGGAAGTTTTTGACCTAGTTATTGGAGAGGCACATGGCCCAAAAGATCTCCCACTGCCCCACACTAACTCAGACAGCTTAGATGaggcaaaaacagaaaaacaaaaaagaaaccccacCCAGCAAATTCCTTGGAagctctgctctgcctccctGTTACCAAAATTTGCTAACAAAACGATGCTGGAGACATCAAGAATTAAAAAGGAAGTCCTTCTCTCCTCCAACATGGGGTAAGGGGTGAAGGTGGGGATGGTAAAAGAAGTTTATGAACTGGTTTTCCATCACACCAAGATGCCAGTGGGATCTCTGCACATAATTCGAATGACATGAGGTTGGTATCTGAGTGGGGCAAAGTTTATGTGGTTCAGAACCAGCTAAGTCCGAGATCCACCTAGGCCCAGGATTGAGGGGTCCCTTGGCCTCTCCAATCCTTTCCTGCAATGCCTGCAAAGGTGGCTTAGTGTGCCAGGGCATCAGAATGAGACCGGTACAGGAACCAGGGGACTGGGTATTCACCTACCCTGGAGCCCAGAAGCCCAAGAGCGAGGGGcatcccccaggccctgggcaacCAATTTCTTTCTGAGCCCGGCAGTCCTACAGCTTGCACGTGGGGCTCCCAGGTAGAAGAAGCCTAGCTGCCAGCTCTGACTAACCTGAGCAAGTAAAATGCGGGTAATGAGCCCAAACACTGAAGGCCGGAGCCCTAGAGTTACAGCAGATATTTGGTAGAAAGGGagttggggggagaggaggaaaaagagagagagatccagcTCTCTGTGTGTCACGGGTCCTAGGCGGGGCAAGCGCCCTCTGAATCCATCAAAGACAGGGgtggcttttttcccctcctccaacCTCCTCCCCAATAGATATAGCACGAATTTTTAATGCGTCTTCCTTTCACAGACAACAATAAAGGGTTTGAAAGCCGGACACAATTTGGGTTTTGTGCGGATCCCTCCTCGCGCTCCCTTGGCCCAGCTGGCCATATGGAATCCAGCATGGAGCCCGTGGATGACAAAGGGACCCAGTGACAGGCCCAACAAAACCCCAAGGAGACTTCTGCCTGACTCCGGGATTCACTGCCCGCGATAAGCGCACTGAATGGTGCGGGGTGGAtgggggggccgggggagggcgggccccttctccctctttccttctctcggTCCCCTGAAATCCATTCTCTGTCCCTTTTTAATATGCACGCCTCTAAcatccccagctcccagctctccCATTGTGCCGTTTTGTGCGTTCCGCTATAGATTGGGCGAAGATAGACTGCCGAAACGGACCTGGCGCCGGGTGCGCTACAAGGGCACTGGGGTTAGGGCCACACAGGGCTCTGCGGGCGCTTTTATTGACTCCAGGGGGACCcgaggacagagagaggcagccGCCGGGCCCACCTCCTTGCCGCTCAGTGCACACCCAGACTGAGGCCTGCGGTGTGCCCCAAACGCACACACCGTGGAAACCTGCGAGAATTTGGACTTTCCATGCCACCTCCTTCTTTCCTGGAAGCCTGGAAGTTCCAATGATCCATCTTGGCCCCTAGAAGCTGTGAGCCAAGAATGTAGTCTTGAGGCCGTGCCTCAGGCCTCCTGACAAACCCACTCCAAGAGGCTCTGAGCTCTCATCTCCCTTCCCAGTGGATTTGTGGGTTACAGAAAAGTTACCAGTGCGATGCTCAGTGGTTGGTACCGGGACAAGTTGGGCATTGGACTATTGCACAACATGCGACTGGGGGAGAATTTTCCTGGCTTTTACAAACGTCGAGAACAGCTTCCACGCTAGTGTGGGGAATAAAGGGAGATTTTTCAGCATTTAGGAAAACCTGGATGAACCCACATGAACCCGGAGATGGGAAAGGACATTTAGGAGCGTATTAGAAAGACTCCCGCACCCTCAATTATCCAGGGCTGGTGTGCAATTTGGAAATAACGTGTAATCACCTCCCAGGGTGTGCAGCGCTGAGTGCTATTGACACGCAGATTTGGTCACAAGGATAATCATGTTTGCTTTAGATATTGAATTAAATCTGATCATCAACTAGAGGGAGTGAGAAAGTCAGCTGGGACCGCTCTCTTTGCTCAGACATCTCGCCCCCTCCTCCGACCCCATCCATCTACAAAAGTAGAGCTGGGGAAGGTAGGAGACGTACGCTTTCCCAATGCGGCAGACTTTCAATGCGGAGGCGTCTCAGAGCGCCCCTTTGGCTTTCAGCTACAGAACTCCGGGTAAGATAGAAGAGAGACGCCCCCTCTTCTCAAGTCCGCACGACCCCTGAGACGCTCCCCCCTGTGGGCAAGAATGCACCAGCATCCTCCAAAGATATCTCCCTGCGAAGAGGGTGGGATAGAATTAGTAGAATCAGCTGTCTACCAGAGAAGGACCCACGCGCTCTCCCCTGGACAAACCCGGGGCTTTTTGCTCACTTCACGCCCAGTCTTGGAGGCCGGAGCTCACTACCCCATCTTCAACCCCCTACTTTCCAGCAAGCAATCCACCCGACTTCACGCCAAAAAGCTGGTATGGGAGACTGCACTCAGCCAAATGCTAGGAGATGACTAGGATGAAGATCCAGTTCCAGGGCAGGGGAATGGAAACCCGGAAAGGATCGGGGCGGAAAGGAGAAGGGAGCCTCGGTCAGCAGGGATTGCCACTGACTACAGCTCCCTGACTCTCCCAGGCCAAATTGCCTAGAGGAGGCACAGCACCCACTCCCTCTCCGGCGCCCCTCTTTATAGCAAAAGCCTAGAGCTTCTCGAAACCCACAATCCGCTCCTGAGCCAAGTCCTGGGAGCAGTCTCCTAAGCCACCGCAGGTCGGTGGATTTTGAAAAAGAGtgaagggcggggtgggggaggcggaATAGAGAGAAAGCCGAGGACTCTCAGCCTCGTCGCCACTGCCACCGCCCCCCTCCGTTCCTGGCCTTCTTAGCGCGAGGTAAATCAAATGCAACAAAGTGAAAGTCAACGAGTGTAGTGGCTTCAACAGCTACTCTGCCTGAAGGAGCCACTCGTAGATTTGGGCGAGAGAGGGGGGCTTACTCCCTCGCCTTTGCGTTTTCCAAAGTCACTTTTTCTGCCAAAGCCAGAACGCCGCAGCCCGGGATTCAGGCAGCGCAGGAGGCCGGTAGAAAAGGCAACGGTGAAGGCGGGCGACCCCGGGTTTCGGGTCCACAGCTCTCCGGCCCGAGGCCAACTGCTCGCTCCCCGGCTCAGGGTCCGAGATGCAGGGCATGAACTGCCCTCCCGGGTAACGCTGGTCGGGGGGCATCTCCTGCGTCCGGGCACCCCTGGCCAGAACCCCGCTCCCCGCCCAGAGGAGAATCGTGGGTAAGAGAGCTGCAAGTGGCTTGGCCCAGGTCCTTGCCCGAAGCCTAGGCCCGACGCAGTGCGACAAAGTATGACAAACGGGAGGGCCGGGCTTGTTTTTTCCAAACAcaggatttttattaaaattcttattcAAAAAATCGAAAGCTTTCAGCGCCCGGCGCTCTTGGGGAACCTCATGGAACCACTGAGCTCCAAGTTCCGGGGCTCAGGACTCCCGCGGTGGGGCATGGGGCTTCACGCCTatacacttttccttttttttatatttgagaaatgtttacactgaacaaaataaaaaaaaagaaaataagaaaacagaggtaACCAAACATaagcaaaccaaaacaaaccacaGAGTAAGGAGTTGGGCCTTTAGAGAGAACAGGCCCATCTCGAACGAAGGTCATTTTGGCATCACCACCGATATTTACAACGAAAAGCGAAATCTGCCACCAGCTGTCAGAACGTTTACATGGCCAtaaatatttagcattttattataaaaggggggaaatcctctatattttaaagtgttctcCACTTGCTTTAGAAGAAGACGGTTGACAATATCGCTACTGACACacatatttaacaaaattcacaaaagcagggggaggggaaggggagttgGCCTTTTTCTCCTTCTCGAGTTAGGACTTTTAACATTGGGTCGATTTGGTCCTCCCCGCCACGCCCCggggagaggcagagaagtgAAGCTGCGCAAAAACATTCTGTAAACACCACTTATGGTTCAGCCCTCTGCAAAGGTTCAAAAGCAGAGACGGACGGGGCAGCGCAGGGTGGATGAAATCTGCCACTCTAAGGAGGCGCAGGCACGTTCCTGGCGCCTCCTCTACGGAGCCGAGAGTCAACGCAACTCCAcgataataattataataataataataaccaccaCCTTAAGGACCAAGTCCTCCTCGCCGCTGCCGCCTCCGCCGCCGCCAGGGTGGAGCCTGGGCCTGCGGCCACCAGTCTCAGAGGGGCGGCGCTCACCAAGTCCATTGCTGGGCCTGGACCAGGGGGTGTGCTGTCGGGTACTGGGGAGTGCCCGCGGAGCTGTACTGGGCGTTGTACTGCATGTGCTGCAGAGACTGCGCGCTGTAAGCCGAAAAGGGGATGCCCGTCTGGAAGGTGGCGGCTGCCAAGTCCTGGGCTTTGAGCGCGTGGCACGGTTTGCCGTCCCTGACCAAAACAGGTACGGCCACCCGGCGTGGCGAGGGCAGGGGCGTCACCTCCATACCTTTCTCGGCCCGGGCGCGCTTCATCTTGTATCGGTGGTTCTGGAACCAGATCTTAACCTGCGTGGGCGTGAGGCGGATGAGGCTGGCCAGGTGCTCGCGCTCGGGCGCGGACAGGTACCTCTGCTGCCGGAAACGCCTCTCCAGCTCGTAGGTCTGCGCTTTGGAGAACAGCACCCGCCGCTTCCGCTTCTTGCCCGCGTCCCCCACGCCGCCTGGGGTTTCCTTGTCATTGTCTGGTGACTCGTCTGCCGAAGGCTCGGGAGACTTGGAGCTCGAGTCCTGGGGCGCCGCTCCGGCCGCCAGTCCGTGCACTGCGGAAGAGACAAGCGCGTCACGCTCCGGGAGGCAGCACGCGGAACGGGCCAGATCCTGCGCGCCCGGATCCTCCATGCGCCATAGGCCCTCCGCGCCCCACATCCCGACCCCACTGCCTTCGCCTTGTCCCGCTACCCCAGTCCTGCTCCACGTCTGTCAGGCTGTCGGCGTCCACCAGGCGAAAGAGGAGAAGCTGCAGGAGTGGGGATTCGGGGCATGTGTTTCTAGGGGTTTGCACAGTGGGTGCATATCGGAAGGAGTGGCGCGCTGAGATCATCGCGGGTTAAAGGATTCTGCCCCCTTAAGCAATTTTCTTTCCGGAGAGACGtgggcagatttttaaaagaaaaaccccaCAATTCGGGCATTGATCAGCTAGGTCATTAAAGGCAGGTTTTGGGGGGCTTTCGTTTTCTGTTTTTGGACTTTTTCaacaccctcctccccacacaaAGCGTCCTCTATGATCGGTCAGGGGGCAGGGTGAACTATTTATACCCAGACCACCAGGAGCCTCCCCCACCCTCGGTCGCTGAGGCTTGCTGGCTTGCTCCACTGCTCTAAGGCTAGTCTCTCCCGGCTGTAGGAatgggggtgggtgtggggggctaCAGCAGGAGCCATCAGTCCCGGTTGACTTCTGTAACTGGCCTTTGGAGGTAttccctccctctgttcctcttagtttctctctttgaaaaaaataccTGAGACCAAGTCCTTTTACAGGACTAGGAGCGCTTGAAGAGTTAAGCCATCctaaaaaagtgttaaaaatctTTGTAGAAGCACGGGGTGAGGAATCCGGGCTTCAAtggctcttccccttcctctccactgCGTCCAGTGCTGCTGCCACAGAAGCACAGGCGGCCACGACCAAGAGAGCCAAGTTTCGCTACTTACGGGAATACTGGAGGCCTTCGGTGCTGGCCAGCCAGCGCGTATATGGGTTGTCGCTGCTGTCGTAGAAAGGATTCTTCAGGGGCAGACTCTGCACGGTGTCCAGGGCGCCCTGCTCCAGCTGCCCGGCTCTCTTGGCGGTCTCTggcccctcactctcctcctccgGCTCTTCGGCCACCGAGCCCTCCTCATCGTTGGTGTCCGGCAAGTCCAAGATGTCCTTGACTGAAAACCCCGTCTTTGTGTTGGTCAGAGACATGTCTCGGGACCCCAGAATTTAAGCCTCAAAGTTGTAGCTTCACTTGGCCAATTCTTGGCGCTCCTCAGTTGGGGCGGGGAGAGGGTAAtgggggaaggggttgggggaggggaaggaagggggatgggTTTTAATTactgatataattattttttaaaagagaaaaaatctgtGGGAAGGGGCGGGATAAAAGCCCAGCGCAGCGGCTATGTCTTCTTTGAAAGGACGCGGAAATGGACTCAGGGAGCTGGGTGGCCTGAGTGCCGGGCCCTAGTTTGTAACTCCAGGAGGGGTGCCAATGCGGCGTCAGCTCCGGCTCCAGGGGCCGCTGGGCGCGCGGTGGCGGTTGGTGGCGAGGAAAAAATGGGCCATTGCCCGAGCGATCAGTCCATATAAGGCTGGGCTCCACTCGCGAACCtgagaagagggggagaaggggggagaaagagagggagggaaacagggagggagggacggagggagggagggggagcgaGTGAGGGAGCGAGAGAAGggtggaaaaaaagggggggggtaaGACATTAAAACCCAAAGGTTGGACACGTGTGGGCGGGTCTTGGAAGTCAAGTGGATGAAGACAGTATTTGCAGATTTGAAATTGTGGGTTTTGGGGAGCTCCGCGCTGCCAGCCAACGGCCCTCTAGAGCGAGATGAGAGGTGTAACGTGTCAATTAATTGCAAAGACCGGCggagccttatttttttttttttacccagtaTTTACATACAAAGGATCACCGCGTCGCTCGCGAGTCCACACACTTGAAAGAGCCGTTTTAACAAATTGCATCTTTCAAAAGGTGAGAgtaggagagaaaacaaaacagaaaccgagaggaggaaaaaaaaattcttcataatattcacaggttcctatacccccaccccccgcccccagcaagcCGGAAAATTGGCAATTTGTGGGGTGTTTGGAAAAGGGGTAGGAGGCGCAGGGTGAGCCGCGGAAATCTCTCCTTCCCATCGCTGGTGGCTCCCTAAACAAGATCCGGTTCAAATGGCAAGAGCCCAACTTCTGTAAGCCTCCTAGGTCAATATTTTGGTTGAGGCTTAAGGATGAGTACTAGAAATGACAAGGCAACTAATTGATTCTAGTTAACGCCGAAAGAGCCCGAAACCAAGAAGAGGCATGGCTGGGGCTGGCCGATGCCACCTCCAggcgacccccccccccccccactatttGCTAAAGATTTATTTCCCTCACTCCGCCTCCCTCTCCATCGCTTTGCGCGGGAGAAGGGCTGCGCAGTTCACTTGCGGCTTTGCAAGTGGCCCTGGGAGgagcggtggggtgggggtggggtatccTAACTTAGGCGGAGTTGGGATCCAGGCCCGGAAGCCAGGGGAATCCGCTGGCTCTGTTCTCCCGGTGGAAGGCGGTAGGGCAGGCTGCCCTGCAACCTTCCTGCCCCCTATTATGTCACTCTCACCAGCCCCTCCTTCTCCAGCCTCTAGCGGTGGTGGAGAGCGGGaagggagtggaggtgggggaagtggggtgcGGGGGCGCTGTCTCCAGACTGCGTGAGGACTCCAAAAGCCGCGGAGGTGAGGGTCCCAGGTTGGGAGGATGATGATGCGTTTTCTCTTCCAAGCGGGCCCTTTAATTTTGTCTCCTTTTGGACGCCCCAGGGGCTCATTCCTAGATCAAGATCCAGGCTCCCAGCTCGCGTTAGGTGTGGGTAAAGTTCCCAACCTCTCTACAGCCTGGGAACAGAACTTTCCTGGGACAGCACCTCTACTTTGGCGCCGCACTTCTTACTCCTCCCTCCAGtttggggggagtggaggaggggagtgTTGCTACCGGGTGTGTATCCACACCCTACACGGCTTCAGGAAGGAGCTTTGCTTGGAGGCAGGAGGGATTAGACAAGGCCGCGCGCTGGAGTCCGGGTCTTGCCTCCTTCAACTCGTAGCCCAGGCCGCCCCAGCACCGGCCCTGCTGAGTGTGAGGGCGTCGCGTCATTCTCGCGTGCACCTGCGGTCGCCGCTGCGCTCCTGTTGTCCCTGTGTTGCCAGCGCCCGGCGAGGGTGCCTCTTCCCGAGCCGCTCGGTGGCTTTCTTCAGCCCGCGCTGCCTCTCTAGTATGTGACGTGGGTGACAAAGGCCCAGGTTAGAGCGAGCTCCTCCGTCGGCGCGTCCTGGGTGGTCAGACTCCAGCAAACACAAATACAAACCGATTGCTAAGCTGCGGACAATGAGCGAAATGTAGACAAATGTCCTGCTCCCGTTGGAAGCCTTTGTCCCTGCTCggtttttgcatttatttcagtGGTGAAATAATACATGATTGACGCTCTCTTTCAAAGTGTCCTAACTGTTTGGAATAAATCTAAGGTTGTTCCTAGTTGTCATGGCATTCAACCCTTTTCAATGGACTATCTCTTCATTCATTTCTGAATCCGTCTACAATATTAAGGAAACCCCTTCATGTCGAcgctccccattcctctctttttcttcctactttttctttgctgcgttccccctccttccttttcccccaatGAAAGAATTAGAACTGGTTTGAATCGCGTTCCTCGAACCCATTACTTTTCGTGCTTTTTACCCTCTCTCTTTCCAGTCTTTCTCAACCTCCTTCCTCCttgtctccccttcccccactttcACGTGGGAGCTCTCTGCCCAGTCTGTCGGAGGAGGGAAGTTGGTTCTCCagaagttgggggagggggttggaaacAGAGGCGGGTGGGCCTGCCGCAGCCATTGTTACTCAGCTGCTGAATAAATAACTGGCCAGAAAAAAGTTCCTCAATCCAAGCACTGCAGAAAAGATTCTCCATGGTTTCTCCTCTTACTCCTCTGTCCtagggggaggggcaggatgtCTCTTGATGACCAGAACAGGCTTtagggatggggaaggggcaggCCAGTTCTTGAGTTAGGTGGAAATGGCCTTTTGGTGAGAAGTGTCCCTTTTTGCATGTCCCCTGAAGCATCATTGGGCAGAGGAGtcattacccccacccccaccccactcaatGCCTTCCAGGGAGTGTGCTCATTTCTTCACCTTGGAACCACCTGGTTTCATTTACTTCCcaacttttccttcccttccccccgaCATAGTCTTCTCCTTGGAACTAATCAGCACTGCCACTGTTGATCGAGATCCTGCCTAGGGGCCTGTACCTCAGAGACCTGACAGACAGCCGTTTCTTGTGGCAATCCTGGCTCAAGGGAATTGATCCTGAAGAGGGAGTGCTGACAATGGCACCTTGAGAAGGAGGGCTCCTCACACCACCTTCACCTACTCCTCCGCCTCAACCTATTCGAGACCTTCTACGCTGCAGGTTGCAGGTTCCCCTTCCAGGAGCACTTTCAGGGCCACACTTCTCTCTCCCGCCCATGCCGTCGCCTGGATGTCCGCTCCCTAACAACACTCACCGagcctgtgctttcttttttcaccTTCCCCTGACCACGGGGCAGCGGGATAGGAAGGGAACTGGAGGTAGCCTCTGCCTTGAATCCTGATGCGGCCCAGCCAGAGCCACTGCACTCTGTTTCTCTCCTGGGACTTCAAGAGTCCACTTCCCCCAGCACTTCTTCACCCTTGCGATCCCGCGTCCACTCCCAAAGCGCTGACATTTGCAATTGAAATGGTGCAGGAAGGCCGCAGGGAGGCTGCTCATAATTGAAGGGGAGAAACTCGGCTTGTTAAAAGATCACAAAATGAAAGTCCTCCAGGAGTAGGCTGCGGGAGCCGGGAGGTCTGTCGGGACCAGCTGGCGGATGAGGGCAAGTCCCGTGCCCAAAGCAGGATCTTGTGTCTTCCGGATTTCCTGCGGCCGGAAGAGCAGGGCCCAGACACCAAACTCACCTTTCCACACAAATGAACCAGATGATTGCATTCCGAGGACTCCACAAGAGGTCTTCGTCAGCACCACATCCCGGATCTTCGCGGTTGGGTGAGATTCCGCACACCCAGTAGGCTGAGAGGACCCAGCCCCGCGCCCCTGCCTCTTATCCAGAGTCCCTCTTATCCTCACCTTGTCATTTCTGAACATATCATTGTCCCCTTGCCTTGTAGTTTCCACTGTACATTGGATATGATCTAGTCTGCCCATCTCGAATTCTTtagtaaataaattcttttaggtTCCGTTTGGTAGGGAGAAGACAACATCCTGCATTCCATTAGGTCTGGGTTTGGGCTTTGGGCTCTTTGGCCGGCATTTGGGGAGCTTCTGAATGCTCTGCTTTGAGCTTGTCTGCCGCAAACTTGGGAACGAAGTTAAGACGCGTGCTGAAGTTTGATGACAGTATGTAGGCCGGAGGGAGACAGGCATTGGTCTCTTTGGTTTGTGAACTCCGCCTATCACCCCTGCCAGGTTCACCTGAGCACGCGGAGGTCCTCTGCCCCTGGTCTTTATTCTCAGCATTGAGGCTCCAGTTTCCTTACAAATCTCGAGCTCTGTATTCCTTCTTCCCAGGTTTAGGATGGGTGCAAAGGGAGTTGCAGGCCCCGGGGGGAGGAAGAGAATCATTCTTCCCGGAGGCTGGAGAGAACCAGCTTTGGGAAGCCCCCTCAGGCCGGAAAAGCtgtttttatctatctatctatctatctatctatctatctatctatctatctatctatccatccatccatccatccatccatccctttcAGGGCTCCGAAGAGACTGAAGCTCCGGCGGCCAGAGAGGGCGACGGGGGCGCTGAACAATCGGCGGAGGCCCAGGAGGGCAGGTGAATGTACACAGGCTAAGTGTTCCCACTCGAGGACAAGTGGCCCTCCAAGTCGGCTCTGTGTTTTTACCTGTTTACTTTCCAAGGTAGCTCAAACACGAGAGCCTTTTCGGAGCTACGGAGCCTGGGAGCGGCCCTGGAGTGCCTGGTGTTTCTCGTTCCTCACTTTCCC encodes:
- the NKX2-2 gene encoding homeobox protein Nkx-2.2 gives rise to the protein MSLTNTKTGFSVKDILDLPDTNDEEGSVAEEPEEESEGPETAKRAGQLEQGALDTVQSLPLKNPFYDSSDNPYTRWLASTEGLQYSLHGLAAGAAPQDSSSKSPEPSADESPDNDKETPGGVGDAGKKRKRRVLFSKAQTYELERRFRQQRYLSAPEREHLASLIRLTPTQVKIWFQNHRYKMKRARAEKGMEVTPLPSPRRVAVPVLVRDGKPCHALKAQDLAAATFQTGIPFSAYSAQSLQHMQYNAQYSSAGTPQYPTAHPLVQAQQWTW